The following are encoded together in the Vidua macroura isolate BioBank_ID:100142 chromosome 6, ASM2450914v1, whole genome shotgun sequence genome:
- the LOC128809027 gene encoding uncharacterized protein LOC128809027: MGRAGAMGDGGVLMTALVLLLAAVAVWWAFGHWQPWSWRRAAAKRTAKRSKRPGSRPRGSRRTRGALAAPRFPRPRATPRKRPRAPASPLGSPCSCGPCVAVAQELQELMLLLWDGNGTQAPLYSGMWQALWKELEELLQRGHLPCCGLSSSSRSLHPFKRLLPARFSIPGRASRPARMAQQGGAAIHAGTSGCQSPCILPGASAISDSLHPSQRLSETCQPAEGAEPVDRSPSSLGLTDFNNTGPILTIDVAGESPEVQMGAQPDAGEPSQEQLVEQQASWSRQWSSHSGQDAVPVVPAGDSPSLVVEMSLQTPRRFLHLQEAAPRQPSTARKGFLIAAAPGTPLCEASGCSPGPRQEQSPAHEAGDSDGAALPRCTGAPAAACARGPGPALPLAGPSAAGRRPLPGAQQEAGQKKQLQELYQLGPQLGSGGFGTVFSGIRLSDGSPVAIKRVARESVLQWVELPDGTCVPMEIVLMEKVGSDCHNIIQLLDWFELPDSFVLVMERPEASQDLLQFLQEHEFLCEEMARWLFYQVLEAVRHCTACGVLHRDIKPENLLVAPESGDLKLIDFGCGTFLQEQAFTRFAGTHAYSPPEWICLGCYHGHGATVWSLGVLLYVMVCGSLPFRDDHDIVLGQLFFWQQVSPGWYPASRRRALAEGGAQPGAALTQLRGTSFCPQGPAAGGGPCRGGQRGTGGRRRRPCPAVPLSRAGQSRSGGRRSPEHTRRGPGPAGDGGSWAGDFCQ; encoded by the exons ATGGGACGTGCCGGAGCCATGGGTGACGGTGGAGTCCTGATGACTGcgcttgtcctgctgctggccgcTGTGGCTGTCTGGTGGGCCTTTGGCCACTGGCAACCATGGAGCTGGCGGAGAGCGGCAGCGAAGAGGACAGCGAAGAGGAGCAAGCGCCCCGGGTCCCGGCCCAGAGGCTCACGGAGGACGCGAGGAGCCCTTGCGGCTCCCAGGTTCCCCAGGCCTCGGGCGACTCCTCGCAAGCGGCCACGTGCTCCCGCgagccccctgggcagcccctgcagctgcggCCCCTGCGTGGCAgtggcccaggagctgcaggaactgatgctgctgctctgggatggcaaCGGGACACAGGCGCCGCTCTACTCTGGGATGTGGCAGGCGTTGTGGAAAgaactggaggagctgctgcagcgaggccacctgccctgctgtggcttgTCCAGCTCCTCCAGAAGCCTCCATCCCTTCaagaggctgctcccagcaagattctccatccctgggagagccTCAAGGCCTGCAAGGATGGCACAGCAGGGGGGAGCCGCCATCCATGCAGGAACCTCAGGCTGTCAGAGCCCCTgcatcctgccaggagcctctgCAATCTCTGACAGCCTCCACCCCTCGCAGAGGCTCAGTGAGACctgtcagcctgcagaaggTGCAGAGCCCGTGGACAGGTCTCCCAGCTCCCTTGGACTCACGGACTTCAACAACACGGGCCCAATCCTGACCATTGACGTGGCAGGGGAAAGCCCAGAAGTCCAAATGGGAGCCCAGCCCGATGCAGGGGAGCCGTctcaggagcagctggtggagcagcaagcGTCCTGGAGCCGGCAGTGGTCATCCCACAGCGGCCAGGACGCTGTGCCGGTTGTGCCAGCTGGCGACAGCCCGAGCCTGGTGGTGGAGATGAGCCTCCAGACACCAAGGAGGTTCCTCCATCTCCAGGAAGCTGCCCCAAGACAGCCCTCGACTGCCAGGAAGGGCTTTCTAATAGCAG ctgctcctgggacgCCCCTGTGCGAAGCCTCGGGCTGTAGCCCCGGCCCTCGTCAAGAGCAGAGTCCAGCCCATGAGGCCGGGGACAGCGACGGTgccgccctgccccgctgcaCTGGGGCTCCTGCAGCCGCCTGTGCGCGcggccctggcccagctctgccgcTCGCCGGCCCGTCGGCCGCCGGGCGGCGGCCACTGCCCGGCGCgcagcaggaagcag ggcaaaagaagcagctgcaggagctgtaccAGCTGGGCCCGCAGCTGGGCAGCGGTGGCTTCGGCACCGTTTTCTCGGGCATCCGCCTCTCCGATGGGAGCCCG gtggccatcaaaCGTGTGGCCCGGGAGAGCGTCCTGCAGTGGGTCGAGCTG CCCGACGGCACCTGCGTGCCCATGGAGATCGTGCTCATGGAGAAGGTGGGCTCTGACTGCCACAACATCATCCAGCTCCTCGACTGGTTTGAGCTGCCTGACAGCTTTGTGCTGGTGATGGAGCGTCCGGAGGCATCGCAGGATctcctgcagttcctgcaggagcacGAGTTCCTGTGCGAGGAGATGGCGCGCTGGCTTTTCtaccaggtgctggaggccgtgcggcACTGCACCGCCTGCGGCGTCCTGCACCGGGACATCAAGCCGGAGAACCTCCTCGTGGCCCCGGAGAGTGGCGACCTGAAGCTCATCGACTTCGGTTGCGGCAccttcctccaggagcaggcCTTCACGCGGTTTGCCG GAACGCACGCGTACAGCCCGCCCGAGTGGATCTGCCTTGGCTGCTACCACGGCCATGGGGCGACCGTCTGGTCCCTGGGCGTGCTGCTGTACGTCATGGTCTGCGGGAGCCTCCCCTTCAGGGACGACCATGACAtcgtgctggggcagctcttcTTCTGGCAGCAGGTCTCTCCAGGTTGGTACCCGGCCTCAAGAAGGCGGGCTTTGGCAGAGGGCGGCGCGCAGCCCGGCGCGGCCCTCACGCAGCTCCGCGGGACGTCGTTCTGCCCTCAAGGGCCGGCCGCAGGAGGGGGCCCGTGCCGAGGGGGTCAGCGCGGCACGGGCGGCCGAAGGAGGCGGCCGTGCCCCGCCGTGCCGCTCTCCCGCGCAGGGCAGAGTCGGTCGGGAGGCCGGCGCAGCCCTGAGCACAcgcggcgcggcccgggccCTGCAGGCGAcgggggcagctgggcaggagactTCTGCCAGTGA